In Balneola sp., one genomic interval encodes:
- the aroA gene encoding 3-phosphoshikimate 1-carboxyvinyltransferase, protein MIKTVAPASSLRGELTLPPDKSISQRAAIFSLLHDGISEVGNYSQAQDPQSTLSCVQQLGAEVKEENGKLIIKGTGREGIQEPAKDLDCGNSGTAMRLLSGVLVGAGVSAKLVGDESLCGRTMTRIINPLEKMGAHILARNSAYAPLFINRNEALKPMKFELPIPSAQLKSCVLLAGLFGEELTQVIEILPSRDHTERLLDLDQKIVHDRKIISASLADEVPNQSYTIPGDFSAAAFWLVAAAIQKDAEIKIENVGLNPTRNALLDILGEMGADITIENERMEGAEPAGDVIVKGSDLKAVNIDPKIIPNCIDELPVIAVAMLYAEGTSEIAGAEELRHKETDRIMAMSKMLKAVGADFEEKEDGLIIHGNPDFSFKSAKFESFHDHRIAMASAVLSLKAQNECIIKDAESAAVSYPSFWEDLAKVSM, encoded by the coding sequence ATGATAAAAACCGTTGCTCCGGCCTCTTCACTGAGAGGCGAACTCACTCTTCCTCCTGACAAATCTATTTCTCAACGTGCTGCCATCTTTTCTTTATTGCATGATGGTATTTCTGAAGTTGGAAATTATTCTCAGGCTCAGGACCCCCAAAGTACATTGAGTTGTGTTCAGCAGCTTGGGGCGGAAGTAAAAGAAGAGAACGGTAAGCTCATCATTAAAGGAACCGGGCGAGAAGGAATTCAAGAGCCGGCTAAGGATTTAGATTGCGGGAACTCAGGTACAGCTATGAGGCTGCTTTCGGGAGTATTGGTTGGTGCAGGAGTTTCGGCGAAGCTGGTGGGTGATGAGTCACTTTGTGGACGAACGATGACACGTATCATAAATCCGCTCGAAAAAATGGGAGCCCATATTTTGGCTCGAAACAGTGCCTATGCTCCACTTTTTATCAACAGAAATGAGGCGCTGAAACCCATGAAGTTTGAGTTGCCTATTCCCAGTGCGCAGCTTAAATCATGCGTGCTGTTGGCGGGGTTATTTGGGGAAGAACTAACTCAGGTTATTGAAATACTTCCAAGCCGTGATCACACAGAACGCTTGTTGGATTTAGATCAGAAGATCGTTCATGACCGGAAAATTATATCTGCAAGCCTTGCTGATGAGGTTCCAAATCAAAGCTATACGATACCTGGTGACTTTTCAGCAGCGGCATTTTGGTTAGTGGCAGCGGCCATTCAAAAAGATGCTGAAATCAAGATTGAAAATGTAGGATTGAACCCAACCCGAAATGCTTTATTGGATATTCTGGGGGAAATGGGGGCTGATATCACCATAGAAAATGAACGAATGGAAGGGGCTGAACCTGCGGGAGATGTTATTGTTAAAGGTTCCGATTTAAAAGCGGTTAATATTGACCCGAAAATCATCCCCAACTGCATTGATGAACTTCCGGTAATTGCCGTTGCGATGTTATATGCTGAAGGTACCTCAGAGATTGCCGGTGCGGAAGAACTTCGTCATAAAGAAACGGATCGTATCATGGCTATGTCTAAAATGTTGAAAGCTGTAGGCGCAGATTTCGAAGAAAAAGAAGACGGGCTAATCATCCACGGGAATCCAGATTTTAGTTTCAAGTCCGCCAAGTTTGAATCTTTCCACGACCATCGCATTGCTATGGCTTCAGCGGTATTATCACTCAAAGCTCAAAATGAGTGCATCATCAAAGATGCTGAAAGCGCGG